CCGCCGAAGTCGCGGCCCCCGCTCCCGCCGGGTCGGTCGCGCCCGAGTCGCTCCATGTCGTGCTGGAGGCCGCACCGGTGAAGGTCGCCGAGGCTCCGGCGCCGCCCACGCCCGCCACGGCGTCCAGCCAGCCGGCTGCCGCACCCGCGGCCAAGATGCCGGCCGCTCCCTCCTTCGAGACGAAGACCATCGCGAAGGACCAGGCGCAGTACAGCGGCAAGCGCCTCTCGCTCAACCTGGTCGACGCCGACATCAAGCAGGTGTTCCGGCTGTTCCACGAGCTCTCGGGGCTGAACTTCGTGCTCGACCCGAGCGTCGAGGGACGCGTCACGATCGTCCTCGACAACACCCCCTGGGACCAGGCGCTGGACATCATCCTGAAGAACAACGGCCTGGACAAGGTGATGGAGGACAACGTCATCCGGATCGCCTCGACGCAGAAGCTCGCGGCGGAAGCCGCCAGCAGGAAGCAGCTCAAGGAGGCGAAGGAGCTCGAGGTCGAGCCGACCACCGTCACGCGCACCCTGTCGTACGCCAAGGCGAAGGAGGTCGAGCGCGTCATCCGGGAAGGCGGCATCCTGTCGCCGCGCGGCCGGGTGATCGTGGACGAGCGGACGAACACCCTGATCATCAGCGACATCCCGAAGAAGGTCGAGCCTCTGGACAGGCTGGTCTCGACCCTCGACGCCGAGACGCCGCAGGTGATGATCGAGGCCCGCATCGTCGAGACGTCGCGGGAGTTCGTCCAGGACTTCGGCGTGAAGTGGGGGTTCTCCGCGATCGCCGACGCGACGCGCGGAACGGCCACGTCGCTCACCTTCCCGCACAACGCCTCGGCGAACTACGGCCTGAACCTTCCCGGCGCCAACGGCGCGAGCAACCTGGCGTTCAAGTTCGGAAACGTCCTGGACTCGTTCACGCTGGACCTGGCGCTGAACGCCCTCGAGACGGAGGGGCGCGGCCGCATCCTCTCGTCGCCCAAGATCGCCACCCAGAACAACGAGCGCGCCGAGATCGAGCAGGGCGTCCGGATCCCGGTGGTGAACACCACGGCCACCGAGATCAACGTCGAGTTCGTGTCGGCATCCCTCAAGCTGGGCGTGACGCCGCAGATCACCGCCGAGGGCACGATCATCCTGGACGTCTCGGTGGAGAACAACTCCCCGGACTTCGGCAACCGCGTCGGGGACGTTCCGCCCATCAGGACGCAGCGCGCCCAGACCAAGATCCTGATCAGCGACGGCGGCACCACCGTCATCGGCGGGATCTTCACGATCAACGAGGCCGCGAGCGAGGTCGGCGTTCCCTGGTTCCGGAAGCTGCCGGTGCTCGGATGGCTCTTCAAGCAGAAGAACATCACGAACGAGAACCGGGAGCTCTTGATTTTCATCACTCCCAAGATCCTCAAGGTTTCGTAGGGGAGGTCGGATCATGCGTACAGCCCATCGAAGCATTGCCGTGGCGATCGCCGCCGGGCTCGTCCTGCTCCTCGGAGCCTGCGCCAACAACTCGTTGGACAGCGGGAGCGGCCCGAACGTGATCCTGTCGATCTCGCAGTTCCCGATCATCCCGCCCGTCACGTCCTCGTACAACGCGGCCTTGGGGGCGTGCGTCTTCACCGCTCCGCCTCCGATCTCGGTGACCCTCAGGGACTCGCCCAAGTCCACGCTGGCCTCGGCGGGTCCCTTCACCGACGTGGCGATCGACAGCGCCGTGGTGACGTACGTGTGGGACGACGACGTCGTCGTGGGTCCGATCGTCGAGAGCACCTCGGGGCTGATCCCGGCCAACGCCACGCAGACGGTGCCGCTCACGCCGATCCTCCTCGGCGTCCTGACCTCGGACCGGGGCGGGCACACGGTGAGCCTGGAGATCTCCTTCCGCGGCCGGACGGTCGACGGAACGCGCATCGAGTCCCTTCCCGATATTCCGGGCGGGGCGACCGTGTCCGTCAACAGCTGCATCCCGCCGGCCAAGTAACCGGCACGGGTGGAGCGCCCGACGCTCGCGAGCCCCGCCGCCCCGTGAGGGCGGTGGGGTTTCGCGTTTCAAGAGGAGGCGACATGCCCGAGGAGAGCGGTGGAGGGATCGTCCTCGCCACGGTGACCCACGCGAGGCTGAGGGTCTCGCAGGGGGACGTCCGGGGAGCGCGAAGGATCTTGGAGGCGCTCCTCTCCGTCCGGCCGAACGATTCCGAGGCCCGGTCGCTCCTCGACAGCCTCTCGTCCACCGCCGAGCGGGAGGCCTCCGAGGTCCCCGATGAGATCGCGCCGCCGCCGGTCGGCGCCGATCCCGCGGCGCTCCGCGGTCGCTTCCGCGTTATCCTGGGCGCCGCCGGCGAGCCTCGCGGGCAGCGGGTCGCGCGGCGGCTCCAGGCGATCCTGCGCGGGATCGACCGAAGCCGGAGGGTGGACGATGCTCGATGAAACACTCGCCGCGCTCCTCACGAGCGTCCAGGGAGCCCGTGCCGCACTGCTCATCGGGTCGGATGGGATCATCGTGGCCGGCGACGGCGGCGGCGGCGACCTCCCCTGGGATCTGGTCGTCGCGTCGTACGCCGACCTGCTTCGCCGAGTCGGCTTGGTGAACCGGGAAGCGGGGATCGAGGAGCCGACCGAGTTGGTCGTCAACGCCCCGAGCGTGACGCTCGTGATCCGAAGGGTCACCCCGGAGTACGGATTGCTGATGGCCCTGGCTCCCTGCGGCAGTCTCGGACGCGCCCGGTTCGAGCTCCGCAAGGCGGCGAGCCGGATCCAACCCGAGCTCGAAGGCTGACCGGTCCCCCGCGGCGGCGTACGGGGGCCGCGCGTCGTCGTCCGATGGCCGGACCTTCGACTCTTGCCTCCGGCCGCAGTCCCCCTCTCGACTCCCGAAGCCGCCCGGTGGTAGGCTCGTGACTTCGCAGGGTGGATCCGGACGCCGATTCTGGGGAACCACGTGGACGCCAAGGAACTTCGCGAGCTGATCGACGTCATCTCACGGAGCAGCTTCACGACCTTCGAGCTGGAGCGCGAGGGCTTCAAGCTCAAGCTGGTCAAAGGCCCGGGATCGGCACCCGCCTTGGTGATCCAGCCGCCGGCCGGGGCGCTCCCTCAGGAGGCGCCGCCGGCCCCCGCCTCCCAGGACAAGCTGCCCCCGGCCGCGGCCGTCGCCTCGCCGGTCGACGACGGGCTCATCACCGTGACGTCGCCGATCGTCGGCACGTTCTACCGCGCCCCGAGTCCCGGGGCGCCCCCTTTCATCGAGGTCGGCGGGAAGATCGCCAAGGGGCAGGTGCTCTGCATCGTCGAGGCGATGAAGCTCATGAACGAGATCGAGAGCGAGATCGATGCGGAGGTCGTGGAGGTCCTCGTCGCGAACGGGCAACCCGTGGAGTACGGCGAGAGGCTGTTCAAGCTGAGGCCGATGGCCTGATGCGGGGAGTCGCTCTCCCGACTCCTTCGGAAGGAACGTGTTCCGGAAGATCCTGATCGCCAACCGGGGCGAGATCGCGCTCCGGATCATCTGGGCCTGCCGCGAGCTCGGGATCAAGACGGTGGCGGTCCACTCCACCGCGGATTCCGACTCGCTGCACGTGCGCTTCGCGGACGAGGACGTCTGCATCGGACCGCCCGCCAACAAGGAGTCGTACCTCAACGTGTCGGCGGTGATCTCGGCTGCCGAGATCACCGGCGCCGAGGCGATCCACCCCGGCTACGGCTTCCTGGCGGAGTCGGCGCAGTTCGCGGAGGTGTGCCGCGAGTGCGGCCTCACGTTCATCGGCCCGGGGCCCGACGTCATCCGCAGGATGGGGGACAAGGCGGAGGCGCGCCGGACGATGATCGAAGCGGGGGTGCCGGTCCTTCCGGGAAGCGAAGGGATCGTGCAGGACGAGGAGCAGGCGGCGACGCTGGCGGCGGAGATAGGATATCCGGTGCTGATCAAAGCCTCCGCGGGTGGCGGCGGCAGGGGAATGCGGATCGTCCCGACGCCCGCCGAGATGGGGCGCATGCTCGATGCTGCGCGCTCGGAGGCCGGGGCCGCTTTCGGCGTCCCCGACGTCTACCTCGAGAAGTACCTGCCGGACCCGAGGCACGTGGAATTCCAGGTCCTGGGCGACACGCACGGGAACGCTTTGTACCTGTTGAACGACGCTGCCACCGGAGCACTGGGTCCGATTGCGCCGGGCAGCAGCGGCACTCTGCAAAACAGTCAATGTATAGTGAATGCTTCGGGGTCGTCGTCATCCACCGCAGGCAATAACATCACCTGGACGCTGTCGCTCACCTTTAGCGCCTCCTATGCGGGCAGCAGGAACTTATCGGTGTGGGCCAACGATAGCAGCGGGCTGGCGAGCGGTTGGGTGGCGGTCGGGACATGGACTGTACCTTCACAAGCTCCCGTGGTGGTGGTTCCCGTGCCGTTAATCTCGGGGAGCGGATACTCTGCGACGATCCAGGTTACAACGACGGATCCGAACGGCCCCACCCACCTGGCCAGCCTGTATTTACTGGCGGGTTCATTGGCAAGCGGGGTGAACAACTGCCAGGTTACCTTGCTGCCCGGATCGAGTTCCCTGTATTTGTTGAACGACACAGCCACCGGAGTACTGGGTCCGATAGCGCTGGGCAGTGGCGGCACGCTGCAGAACAGTCAATGTACGGTGAATGCCTCGGGGTCTTCGGTCTCGACCGTAGGCAATAACGTCACCTGGACGCTGTCGCTCACCTTTAAGCCCGCCTATACCGGCACCAGGAATCTCTCGCTGTGGGCCAACGACAGCAGTGGTCTGGCGAGCGGTTGGGTGCAGGTGGGGACATGGACGATTTAACCGGCATCACGCGCTTCATCGGCGGCGTTACCATGACGGT
This sequence is a window from Terriglobia bacterium. Protein-coding genes within it:
- the accB gene encoding acetyl-CoA carboxylase biotin carboxyl carrier protein → MDAKELRELIDVISRSSFTTFELEREGFKLKLVKGPGSAPALVIQPPAGALPQEAPPAPASQDKLPPAAAVASPVDDGLITVTSPIVGTFYRAPSPGAPPFIEVGGKIAKGQVLCIVEAMKLMNEIESEIDAEVVEVLVANGQPVEYGERLFKLRPMA
- the pilQ gene encoding type IV pilus secretin PilQ, which encodes MSKHGMLIVAALAALLLAAGPSAAGDGVSTLASAAGPVGAHNLKAVEVSTDSGGHPVVTLSGDGALSYEPQVLERPSRLVLDLPGVVSRLSTRQIAVGKGGLTRVRAGQYRAEPSPVSRVVFDLDETVPYRIDRQGSSLVVSFDGASSIPADVRPAQAASAAPPTPAPPPVEAPVEAKSLEPREIPPAAPDPVPAKAAEAPAPPAPTPVADVAAPAPARSVAPESLQVVLEAAPVKANEATATSPAAPAEVAAPAPAGSVAPESLHVVLEAAPVKVAEAPAPPTPATASSQPAAAPAAKMPAAPSFETKTIAKDQAQYSGKRLSLNLVDADIKQVFRLFHELSGLNFVLDPSVEGRVTIVLDNTPWDQALDIILKNNGLDKVMEDNVIRIASTQKLAAEAASRKQLKEAKELEVEPTTVTRTLSYAKAKEVERVIREGGILSPRGRVIVDERTNTLIISDIPKKVEPLDRLVSTLDAETPQVMIEARIVETSREFVQDFGVKWGFSAIADATRGTATSLTFPHNASANYGLNLPGANGASNLAFKFGNVLDSFTLDLALNALETEGRGRILSSPKIATQNNERAEIEQGVRIPVVNTTATEINVEFVSASLKLGVTPQITAEGTIILDVSVENNSPDFGNRVGDVPPIRTQRAQTKILISDGGTTVIGGIFTINEAASEVGVPWFRKLPVLGWLFKQKNITNENRELLIFITPKILKVS